One window of Deinococcus terrestris genomic DNA carries:
- a CDS encoding tyrosine-type recombinase/integrase — translation MTQTRRTGAKKKARELAKLLRAERPDYAYLKEVFRHLRTELEVEVPGPSRRLPWVPTEQQVRAFYEAVWRTRRTADLVLIKTFLYTGVRVSELVMMRLADVDLDACQIRVNLGKGSKDRVVPFPAPFKETLALHIGQRRQQGGIYLFESSWKRRYSDRGVRRMFERYTALANIDRSLSPHKLRHFLLTWLKKQGLDDALIQPYSGHASRQSLEIYSRLALGEAQREYDRVIGRFPV, via the coding sequence ATGACACAGACGCGGCGCACCGGGGCGAAGAAGAAAGCGCGTGAACTGGCGAAACTGCTGCGGGCTGAGCGGCCAGACTACGCCTACCTCAAGGAGGTGTTCCGTCACCTGCGGACCGAACTGGAAGTGGAGGTGCCGGGACCATCGCGCCGCCTGCCGTGGGTGCCGACCGAGCAGCAGGTGCGGGCGTTCTACGAGGCGGTGTGGCGCACGCGCCGCACCGCTGACCTCGTGCTGATCAAGACCTTCCTGTACACCGGTGTACGCGTGTCCGAACTGGTGATGATGCGCCTCGCGGACGTGGACCTGGACGCCTGCCAGATCCGGGTAAACCTGGGGAAGGGGAGCAAGGACCGGGTGGTGCCGTTCCCAGCACCCTTCAAGGAGACGCTGGCGCTTCATATCGGCCAGAGACGACAACAGGGAGGAATCTACCTGTTCGAGTCCTCGTGGAAGCGCCGGTACAGCGACCGGGGCGTGCGGCGAATGTTTGAGCGCTACACGGCTCTGGCGAACATTGATCGCAGCCTGTCGCCGCACAAGCTGCGGCACTTCCTGCTGACCTGGCTCAAGAAACAGGGCCTCGACGACGCGCTGATTCAGCCGTACAGCGGCCATGCTTCCCGGCAGTCGTTAGAAATCTACTCGCGGCTGGCGCTGGGCGAGGCCCAGCGCGAGTACGACCGGGTGATCGGGCGCTTCCCGGTGTAG